A part of Myxococcus landrumus genomic DNA contains:
- a CDS encoding saccharopine dehydrogenase NADP-binding domain-containing protein, which yields MVTEESVVLVGGYGVVGERLARLLRERHPELPLIIAGRRSEPAKALAERLGRAQGVALDIRAREPLAVLGGKPRAVVSLVNDPEDYLLMSAARDGVPLLDITRWTSRVRAALMRLSGTPPRAPVLLGSAWMAGLVPRMVAMVAPRVGPLDRVDVGIRFALADAAGPDSLEYVDRLGLSFDVTEQGQERQVLPLTDGRRVTFADGRSTRVYRLDTPEQATLPAVLGARSVSTRLGYDSGSATWTMVVLQRLGILRLLQHPRLTPLRRSLLATKGTGGEAAWLADVEGARGHARIEVVDPQGQAHLTAVGALLGVERLLGRDGAPPPPPGVWFPEHEPRADETLATLRACGVQVRIDEARVKEAA from the coding sequence ATGGTGACCGAGGAGAGCGTGGTCCTGGTGGGAGGCTACGGGGTGGTGGGCGAGAGGCTCGCCCGCCTGTTGAGGGAGCGGCATCCGGAGCTGCCGCTCATCATCGCGGGCCGGAGGAGCGAGCCCGCGAAGGCGCTGGCGGAGCGGCTGGGGCGGGCCCAGGGCGTGGCGCTGGACATCCGCGCCCGGGAGCCGCTCGCGGTGTTGGGAGGGAAGCCTCGGGCGGTGGTGTCGCTGGTCAATGACCCGGAGGACTACTTGCTGATGTCGGCCGCGCGCGACGGGGTGCCCCTGCTGGACATCACCCGCTGGACGTCCCGGGTGCGCGCCGCGCTGATGCGCCTGTCTGGGACTCCGCCGCGCGCGCCCGTGCTGCTGGGCTCCGCGTGGATGGCGGGGCTGGTGCCGCGCATGGTGGCGATGGTGGCGCCTCGTGTCGGCCCGCTGGATCGCGTGGACGTGGGGATTCGCTTCGCGCTCGCGGACGCGGCGGGGCCGGATTCGCTGGAGTACGTGGACCGGCTCGGGCTGTCCTTCGACGTGACGGAGCAGGGGCAGGAGCGGCAGGTGTTGCCACTGACGGACGGCCGCCGGGTGACGTTCGCGGACGGCCGCAGCACGCGCGTGTACCGGCTGGACACCCCGGAGCAGGCGACGCTGCCGGCGGTGCTGGGGGCCAGGAGCGTGTCGACCCGGCTGGGTTACGACTCGGGCTCCGCGACGTGGACGATGGTGGTGCTCCAGCGGCTGGGAATCCTCCGGCTGCTCCAGCATCCCCGGCTCACGCCGCTGCGCCGCTCCCTGCTGGCGACGAAGGGGACAGGGGGCGAGGCCGCCTGGCTGGCCGACGTCGAGGGGGCACGCGGCCACGCTCGCATCGAGGTCGTGGACCCCCAGGGCCAGGCACACCTCACGGCCGTGGGCGCCCTGCTGGGCGTGGAGCGGCTCCTGGGACGGGATGGCGCGCCGCCACCTCCGCCGGGGGTGTGGTTCCCCGAGCACGAGCCTCGCGCGGATGAGACACTGGCCACGCTGCGCGCGTGTGGAGTCCAGGTGAGAATCGACGAAGCGCGGGTGAAGGAGGCCGCCTGA
- a CDS encoding nuclear transport factor 2 family protein, translating to MSTVSLLLLLLASTPVKESKPEDPKVTIAAVLDDWHQAAAQADEARYFGHFTPDAIYLGTDATERWTRDEFRAWAKPYFSKGQAWKFKAVSRHVFLSKDGTVAWFDEMLDTPNLGPSRGSGVLVKEGAAWKIAHYHLSVPIPNDIVDDVVKRIQTHGAKPAKQKK from the coding sequence GTGTCCACTGTCTCCCTGTTGTTGCTCCTGCTGGCGTCCACTCCGGTGAAGGAGTCGAAGCCCGAAGACCCCAAGGTCACCATCGCGGCGGTGTTGGATGACTGGCACCAGGCGGCGGCCCAGGCGGACGAGGCTCGCTACTTCGGCCACTTCACGCCGGACGCCATCTACCTGGGCACGGACGCCACCGAGCGCTGGACACGCGACGAGTTCCGCGCGTGGGCGAAGCCCTACTTCTCCAAGGGCCAGGCCTGGAAGTTCAAGGCCGTCTCCCGCCACGTCTTCCTGTCCAAGGACGGCACGGTGGCGTGGTTCGACGAGATGCTGGACACGCCCAACCTGGGGCCCAGCCGGGGCAGCGGTGTGCTGGTGAAGGAGGGCGCCGCCTGGAAGATTGCCCACTACCACCTGTCGGTGCCCATCCCGAACGACATCGTGGATGACGTGGTGAAGCGCATCCAGACGCATGGGGCGAAGCCCGCGAAGCAGAAGAAATAG
- a CDS encoding alpha/beta fold hydrolase: protein MVLESFQVGEGDVPTVLLHGFLGSGRNLRSLANAWSAADPRRRFLLPDLTGHGASPVPPPAADLFTLARDVVETARAQGFTGALDWVGHSLGGRVSLAASLHVPESVARVSLLDIAPGPVPFDLSDSGMVLGILLQAPSRAANRKDMRAELSGRGLSDGLTDWLLMNLVTEGDSVRWRFDRQALAELHSRVNGMDLWAALERPDHPPMRCVRGGRSRYVSDAEAARMEAAGCPVTTLPSAGHFVHVDTAKELLEWLLRG, encoded by the coding sequence GTGGTCCTCGAGAGCTTCCAGGTGGGTGAGGGGGATGTGCCCACGGTGCTGCTGCATGGCTTCCTCGGCTCGGGGCGCAACCTGCGCTCGCTGGCGAACGCGTGGAGCGCGGCGGACCCTCGGCGCCGCTTCCTCCTGCCGGACCTCACGGGCCACGGCGCATCGCCCGTCCCGCCGCCTGCCGCGGACCTCTTCACCCTGGCGCGCGACGTGGTGGAGACCGCGCGCGCCCAGGGCTTCACCGGCGCGCTCGACTGGGTGGGCCACTCGCTGGGCGGACGCGTCTCGCTCGCCGCCAGCCTGCACGTGCCGGAGTCCGTCGCGCGCGTGAGCCTGCTGGACATCGCGCCCGGCCCCGTGCCGTTCGACCTGTCCGACAGCGGCATGGTGCTGGGCATCCTGCTCCAGGCCCCCTCGCGCGCGGCGAACCGCAAGGACATGCGCGCCGAGCTCTCCGGCCGGGGCCTCTCCGACGGCCTCACCGACTGGCTCTTGATGAACCTGGTGACGGAGGGCGACAGCGTGCGCTGGCGCTTCGACCGGCAGGCCCTGGCGGAGCTGCACTCGCGCGTGAATGGCATGGACCTCTGGGCCGCGCTGGAGCGACCGGACCACCCGCCCATGCGCTGCGTCCGAGGCGGCCGCTCGCGCTACGTGTCCGACGCGGAGGCCGCGCGCATGGAGGCCGCGGGCTGCCCGGTGACGACGCTCCCGAGCGCCGGCCACTTCGTCCATGTGGACACGGCGAAGGAGCTGCTGGAGTGGCTGCTGCGCGGCTGA
- a CDS encoding caspase family protein, whose translation MMSRSTAGVLAALVLVAWGADSHAAARMEEPDATLRRFALIVGSSEGGPGRERLRYAGSDALAMSRVLEDLGGVQPTDRVLLLEADRDALLAALERLRTLVEAAATPGVRRELVVYYSGHSDADGLLPRGERVPYEDLRKLMGLVPVEVRIAILDSCGSGALTRFKGGLRRPAFLTDASAQVRGHAYLASSSADEVAQESDVIGASFFTHFLVTGLRGAADTTGDGRVTLHEAYQFAFHETLARTERSQGGPQHAAYDIQLAGSGDLVMTDLRGSAARVRIAEDVQGRLFVRDWGNQLVAELQKPSGRRLSLGLDAGRYHVTLERPSQRFEAELLVGSKSDVELRVGDFVPVTLTRTASRGGPAKDVPLAQESATAREDLPTVALNLSLVPPLSTSSLWGGSGLNHVALGGLAVRSYQLRGLGLAGGVGWVDGTMEGGQVAGIANVTGGEALGLQVAMGGNLAFGGATGGQVAAVINYSERAFSGLQLSLVGNRADHEMRGLQLVGAVNMVEDLVGAQVGIFNLAGSVSGAQVGLINVADNVRGVQLGIINIADDVSVPIGLLSLVRKGRISFEVWTDDISPLSVGVKYGSRTVHVVASIGVSSKAETWRTFKSLGVGLHLPFGEADRYYVDVDLSTGSWQYQSFGDTSSNSIYQLRTSVGWELKRRFALFGGLSVNIYEPPPDDEDREVTWLPQWKIGRGVTGSRLWPSLFLGVRI comes from the coding sequence ATGATGAGCAGAAGCACAGCTGGAGTGCTGGCCGCGCTGGTGCTGGTGGCGTGGGGCGCTGACTCCCACGCCGCCGCGCGGATGGAGGAGCCCGACGCCACGCTTCGCCGCTTCGCCCTGATTGTCGGCTCCAGCGAGGGCGGGCCAGGGCGCGAGCGCTTGCGGTACGCGGGTTCGGATGCGCTGGCCATGTCGCGTGTCCTCGAGGACCTGGGCGGTGTGCAGCCCACGGACCGGGTGCTCCTGCTGGAGGCGGACCGGGACGCGCTGCTCGCGGCGCTGGAGCGGCTGCGCACCCTCGTCGAAGCGGCCGCGACGCCGGGCGTGCGGCGCGAGCTGGTGGTGTACTACTCGGGCCACTCGGACGCGGATGGCCTGCTGCCTCGCGGTGAGCGAGTCCCCTACGAGGACCTGCGCAAGCTCATGGGCCTGGTGCCCGTGGAGGTGCGCATCGCCATCCTCGACTCGTGTGGCTCCGGCGCGCTCACGCGGTTCAAGGGAGGGCTGCGCCGCCCCGCGTTCCTCACGGATGCGTCCGCGCAGGTGCGCGGCCATGCGTACCTGGCCTCCAGCTCCGCGGATGAAGTGGCGCAGGAGTCGGATGTCATCGGCGCGTCCTTCTTCACGCACTTCCTCGTCACCGGCCTTCGTGGCGCGGCGGACACCACGGGCGATGGGCGTGTCACGCTGCACGAGGCCTACCAGTTCGCCTTCCACGAGACGCTGGCCCGCACCGAGCGCTCGCAAGGCGGGCCGCAGCACGCGGCCTATGACATCCAGCTGGCGGGCAGTGGCGACCTGGTGATGACGGACCTGCGAGGCTCCGCCGCGCGCGTGCGCATCGCGGAGGACGTGCAGGGCCGCCTCTTCGTGCGTGACTGGGGCAACCAACTGGTGGCGGAGCTCCAGAAGCCGTCCGGGCGGAGGCTCTCGCTGGGCCTGGACGCGGGGCGCTACCACGTCACGCTGGAGCGGCCCTCGCAGCGCTTCGAGGCGGAGCTGCTCGTCGGGAGCAAGAGCGACGTGGAGCTGCGCGTGGGCGACTTCGTCCCGGTGACGCTCACGCGCACGGCGTCGCGGGGTGGCCCGGCGAAGGATGTGCCGCTGGCGCAGGAATCGGCGACGGCGCGGGAGGACCTGCCCACGGTGGCCCTCAACCTGTCGCTGGTGCCGCCGCTGTCCACCTCCTCGCTGTGGGGCGGCAGCGGCTTGAACCACGTGGCGCTCGGCGGGTTGGCGGTCCGCTCGTATCAGCTCCGGGGCCTGGGACTCGCGGGAGGCGTGGGCTGGGTGGACGGGACGATGGAGGGCGGGCAGGTCGCCGGAATCGCCAACGTCACCGGCGGCGAGGCGCTGGGGCTCCAGGTCGCGATGGGCGGCAACCTCGCGTTTGGTGGCGCGACGGGCGGACAGGTGGCGGCGGTCATCAACTACTCGGAGCGGGCCTTCTCTGGCCTCCAGCTCTCGCTGGTGGGCAACCGCGCGGACCATGAGATGCGCGGCCTGCAGCTCGTGGGCGCCGTGAACATGGTGGAGGACCTGGTGGGCGCGCAGGTGGGCATCTTCAACCTGGCGGGTAGCGTGTCCGGTGCGCAGGTGGGCCTCATCAACGTGGCCGACAACGTGCGCGGGGTTCAGCTCGGCATCATCAACATCGCGGATGACGTGTCGGTGCCCATCGGCCTGCTCAGCCTGGTGCGCAAGGGGCGCATCTCCTTCGAGGTCTGGACGGACGACATCTCACCGCTGTCGGTGGGCGTGAAGTACGGCAGCCGCACGGTGCACGTCGTCGCGAGCATTGGCGTGAGCTCCAAGGCGGAGACCTGGCGCACCTTCAAGTCGCTGGGCGTGGGCCTGCACCTGCCCTTCGGCGAGGCGGACCGCTACTACGTCGACGTGGACCTCTCCACCGGCAGCTGGCAGTACCAGTCGTTCGGGGACACGTCGAGCAACAGCATCTATCAGCTCCGCACCAGCGTGGGCTGGGAGCTGAAGCGGCGCTTCGCCCTCTTCGGGGGACTGTCGGTCAACATCTACGAGCCGCCGCCGGATGACGAGGACCGCGAGGTGACGTGGCTGCCCCAGTGGAAGATTGGCCGTGGTGTCACCGGTTCTCGCCTGTGGCCCAGCTTGTTCCTGGGCGTGCGCATCTGA
- a CDS encoding ELWxxDGT repeat protein translates to MRFWSCVRVVMVGLLAGCSSSTSTPEPVEEVAFVASGLWDTCSRTAMSLGVTPVEDQPFSPFMAVSGGGMVFGVVDAASGHEPWVSNGGPGSGTRLLKDLFPGPQGSNPRWFTRVGSRVFFAADDPAAGRELFVTDGTVGGTHRVKDIWPGPTGSFPTSLYAYGGLLYFTAGDEDHGRELWRSDGTSNGTTMVVDLVQGVEDSAPDQLTRGGDGALYFLAMESGLFTRLMRMASNLGVTEVFRTTSDPGIQRPLVSVGRKLFFATGGTHGGDPVSLRVTDSGAPSVEVGVFSMVGDRASVDGLFLFSAAQGAGSENMELWRSDGTTVGTVVIEEARAGEMGSHPENFEVLGDRLFFAADDGTHGVEPWESDGTAARTRLFGDLELGAGDSSPSELTAVEDHLFFSADVYGRGEEPWVSNGLRLGTVALTELAPGPASSSPRGFLRAGWSVFFTAADGSGVRRMYALPFRPDGGCPP, encoded by the coding sequence ATGAGGTTCTGGAGCTGTGTCCGGGTGGTGATGGTGGGTCTGCTCGCGGGTTGTTCCTCTTCGACGAGCACACCAGAGCCAGTGGAAGAGGTGGCGTTCGTGGCCTCGGGGCTCTGGGACACCTGCTCGAGGACCGCGATGTCGCTGGGCGTCACGCCGGTGGAGGACCAGCCGTTCTCACCCTTCATGGCGGTCAGCGGCGGGGGAATGGTGTTCGGGGTGGTGGACGCGGCGTCGGGCCACGAGCCGTGGGTGAGCAACGGAGGTCCGGGGTCTGGCACGCGGCTGCTCAAGGACCTCTTCCCCGGGCCGCAGGGGTCGAACCCCCGGTGGTTCACCCGCGTGGGGAGCCGGGTGTTCTTCGCCGCCGATGACCCGGCCGCGGGGCGCGAGCTGTTCGTGACGGATGGGACGGTGGGTGGCACGCACCGGGTGAAGGACATCTGGCCGGGCCCCACGGGCTCGTTCCCCACCTCGCTCTACGCCTATGGCGGGCTGCTGTACTTCACGGCGGGAGACGAGGACCACGGGCGGGAGTTGTGGCGCAGCGATGGCACGTCCAACGGGACGACGATGGTGGTGGACCTGGTCCAGGGCGTCGAGGACTCCGCGCCGGACCAGCTCACCCGAGGGGGCGATGGCGCGCTCTACTTCCTCGCGATGGAGAGTGGCCTGTTCACGCGGCTGATGCGCATGGCGTCGAACCTGGGCGTCACCGAGGTGTTCCGGACGACAAGTGACCCCGGCATCCAGCGTCCGCTGGTGTCCGTGGGGCGCAAGCTGTTCTTCGCCACGGGGGGAACTCATGGCGGCGACCCGGTGTCATTGAGGGTGACGGATTCCGGAGCGCCTTCGGTGGAGGTGGGGGTGTTCTCGATGGTGGGAGACCGGGCGTCCGTGGATGGCCTCTTCCTGTTCAGCGCCGCCCAGGGGGCGGGGAGCGAGAACATGGAGCTGTGGCGCAGCGACGGCACGACGGTGGGCACCGTGGTCATCGAGGAGGCTCGGGCGGGCGAGATGGGCTCGCACCCCGAGAACTTCGAGGTGCTGGGGGACCGGCTCTTCTTCGCCGCGGATGATGGGACGCATGGCGTGGAGCCCTGGGAGAGCGACGGCACGGCGGCGAGGACGCGTCTGTTCGGAGACCTGGAGCTGGGGGCGGGAGACTCGTCCCCCTCGGAGCTGACCGCGGTCGAGGACCACCTGTTCTTCAGCGCGGACGTCTACGGACGGGGCGAGGAGCCGTGGGTGAGCAACGGCCTGCGCTTGGGCACCGTGGCGCTGACGGAGCTGGCGCCGGGGCCGGCCTCCTCCTCGCCGCGAGGCTTCCTGCGCGCCGGCTGGAGCGTCTTCTTCACGGCGGCGGATGGGAGCGGTGTGCGACGGATGTACGCGCTGCCCTTCCGCCCGGATGGCGGGTGCCCTCCCTGA
- a CDS encoding TFIIB-type zinc ribbon-containing protein — protein sequence MNRHCPICPQPAPTLRVIDIRGVSVDTCPRCIGHWLDAGELERLAPGWKTEAIEAAVPSASRRCRHSRHHVPVTREDCGLCGSPASRCPDCETFLSQVRTEVCAVDLCGYCRGIWLDANELKALVAWHRDTRRPLAVGAAVAGSAAAAAAAAIALAQVSGDSVGESKAAKAVVTTLEHAGHVVDAAELGVEVVDAAGMTLETVGNAVEVAVEGASAISEAVGGVLEAVAGLFP from the coding sequence ATGAACCGCCACTGCCCCATCTGCCCACAACCTGCCCCCACGCTGCGCGTCATCGACATACGAGGTGTCTCCGTCGACACCTGTCCCCGATGTATCGGGCACTGGCTGGACGCGGGCGAGCTGGAGCGCCTGGCCCCCGGTTGGAAGACGGAAGCCATCGAGGCCGCCGTGCCCTCGGCCTCCCGGCGCTGCCGTCACTCACGTCACCATGTTCCAGTCACGCGGGAAGACTGTGGCTTGTGTGGCTCGCCCGCCTCGCGCTGTCCCGATTGCGAGACGTTCCTCTCGCAGGTCCGCACCGAGGTGTGCGCCGTGGACCTCTGCGGGTACTGCCGCGGCATCTGGCTGGACGCGAATGAGCTGAAGGCGCTGGTCGCGTGGCATCGGGACACCCGGCGGCCACTCGCGGTGGGCGCGGCGGTGGCGGGGAGCGCGGCTGCGGCCGCTGCGGCGGCCATCGCGCTCGCCCAGGTGTCGGGGGACTCTGTGGGAGAGTCCAAGGCGGCCAAGGCCGTGGTGACTACACTGGAGCACGCCGGCCACGTGGTGGACGCGGCGGAGCTGGGCGTGGAGGTGGTCGATGCCGCGGGGATGACCTTGGAGACCGTGGGCAACGCGGTCGAGGTCGCCGTGGAAGGCGCCAGCGCTATCAGTGAAGCGGTGGGTGGGGTCCTGGAGGCGGTGGCGGGGTTGTTCCCGTGA
- a CDS encoding galactose oxidase-like domain-containing protein, producing MPKHRLIPWLSPRAICWLGLLVLPVLAQAQTPDQVGRWASVMTWPISATHMMLLPDGKVMFYGEFDEGALPPRRWDPNTNVVTSFPYVGYNIFCSGHTFLSNGKLLVTGGHIARDVGLPDTSSFDFNTTSWTRLPDMNAGRWYPTNTTLNNGDVVVTSGEINGPGDINEIPQRFIAGTNSWRTLTSARKNVPFYPKMFLAPNGRLFYAGSLRASFWLDPASNGAWSNGPISNFGTRSYGPAVYIDGKVLIIGGSEPPTATVEQIDLNAANPTWQYVAPMSIRRRQHNAVLLPDGTVVVIGGSSGSGFDDSSAAVRYAEVYNPATNTWTSWSSNVRYRGYHSTAVLLPDGRVLSAGGADEHTAEVFSPPYLFKGARPAITSAPTVSLPGAQFTITTPDAATISRVSLIALNSTTHTFDMNQRFLTLSFTRGAGSLNVTAPPNRNVAPPGYYQLFIVNNAGVPSYGRRLRIPPP from the coding sequence ATGCCCAAGCACCGCCTCATCCCCTGGCTGTCCCCGCGCGCCATCTGCTGGCTCGGGCTCCTGGTGCTTCCCGTCCTGGCCCAGGCGCAGACTCCCGACCAGGTCGGCCGCTGGGCCAGCGTCATGACATGGCCCATCTCCGCCACGCACATGATGCTGCTGCCCGACGGCAAGGTGATGTTCTACGGCGAGTTCGACGAAGGCGCCCTGCCCCCTCGGCGCTGGGACCCCAACACGAACGTCGTCACGTCGTTCCCCTACGTGGGCTACAACATCTTCTGCTCGGGGCACACCTTCCTCTCCAACGGCAAGCTGCTCGTCACCGGAGGCCACATCGCCCGCGACGTGGGGCTGCCCGACACGAGCTCCTTCGACTTCAACACCACCAGTTGGACGCGCCTGCCGGACATGAACGCCGGGCGCTGGTACCCCACCAACACCACGCTCAACAACGGCGACGTGGTGGTGACGTCGGGCGAAATCAACGGGCCCGGCGACATCAACGAGATTCCCCAGCGCTTCATCGCCGGCACCAACTCCTGGCGCACGCTCACCAGCGCGCGCAAGAACGTGCCCTTCTATCCAAAGATGTTCCTGGCCCCGAACGGCCGGCTCTTCTACGCGGGCTCCCTGCGCGCCTCGTTCTGGCTGGACCCGGCCAGCAACGGCGCGTGGAGCAACGGCCCCATCAGCAACTTCGGCACCCGCAGCTACGGCCCCGCCGTGTACATCGACGGCAAGGTGCTCATCATCGGCGGAAGCGAGCCCCCCACCGCCACCGTCGAGCAAATCGACCTCAACGCGGCGAACCCCACCTGGCAGTACGTGGCGCCCATGAGCATCCGCCGGCGCCAGCACAACGCGGTGCTGCTGCCCGACGGCACCGTCGTCGTCATCGGTGGCAGCAGCGGCAGCGGTTTCGACGACTCCAGCGCGGCCGTCCGCTACGCGGAGGTCTACAACCCCGCCACCAACACCTGGACGTCCTGGTCCAGCAACGTGCGCTACCGGGGCTATCACTCCACCGCCGTGCTCCTGCCGGACGGGCGCGTGCTGTCCGCGGGCGGCGCCGACGAGCACACCGCGGAGGTGTTCTCCCCGCCCTATCTCTTCAAGGGCGCGCGCCCCGCCATCACCTCCGCCCCCACCGTGTCCCTGCCCGGCGCCCAGTTCACCATCACCACACCCGACGCGGCCACCATCAGCCGCGTGAGCCTCATCGCCCTCAACTCGACGACGCACACGTTCGACATGAACCAGCGCTTCCTCACGCTGAGCTTCACGCGCGGCGCCGGCAGCCTCAACGTCACCGCGCCGCCCAACCGCAACGTGGCGCCACCGGGTTACTATCAACTCTTCATCGTCAACAACGCGGGCGTGCCCTCCTATGGGCGGCGGCTGCGCATCCCCCCTCCTTGA
- a CDS encoding TetR/AcrR family transcriptional regulator has protein sequence MARREKPTVGKLPSAKPREGTAVHAKGHERVERILDAAMDVLVEDGYAGLSLRGVAQRAGLSLGNLQYYFPTKQDVVRALLSRYLEGTIRRVRERMEAGAKEPAKRLRHALDSILEDQDSPRHFQLFAELWALAARDAMVADALRVFYGGYREGLVELLQELMPTLTPARRERRAALLMAFFEGLSLFRGGGSLASASVPGVEQELRALWDEFAEGSAEGLSPRRRAPT, from the coding sequence ATGGCGCGGCGTGAGAAGCCCACGGTGGGGAAGCTCCCCTCCGCGAAGCCCCGGGAAGGCACCGCTGTCCACGCGAAGGGACACGAGCGCGTGGAGCGCATCCTCGATGCGGCCATGGACGTGCTGGTGGAGGATGGCTACGCGGGCCTGAGCCTGCGCGGCGTGGCGCAGCGCGCGGGCCTGAGCCTGGGCAATCTCCAGTACTACTTCCCGACGAAGCAGGACGTGGTGCGCGCGCTGCTCTCGCGCTACCTGGAGGGCACCATCCGCCGCGTCCGGGAGCGGATGGAGGCGGGGGCGAAGGAGCCCGCGAAGCGGCTGCGCCACGCGCTGGACTCCATCCTGGAGGACCAGGACTCGCCCCGGCACTTCCAGCTCTTCGCGGAGCTGTGGGCCCTGGCCGCGCGGGACGCCATGGTCGCGGACGCGCTGCGCGTGTTCTACGGGGGCTATCGCGAGGGGCTCGTCGAGCTGTTGCAGGAGCTCATGCCCACCCTCACCCCCGCTCGGAGGGAGCGGCGCGCGGCCCTGCTGATGGCGTTCTTCGAGGGCCTGTCCCTCTTCCGAGGCGGCGGCAGCCTGGCCTCCGCGTCGGTGCCAGGCGTGGAGCAGGAGCTGCGAGCCCTCTGGGATGAGTTCGCGGAGGGCTCGGCGGAGGGGCTCAGTCCTCGGCGACGAGCACCGACTTGA
- a CDS encoding PilZ domain-containing protein, with protein MMNPVSLDSSSVADDRRLFPRLQAPLYARPARLKFGDKQRVLDASLGGVRIYSDELYSEGSQLEVDLYPGDGSTLECRARVAWLRKLPKDAVARYEVGLAFMDVSPETLERLKSVLVAED; from the coding sequence ATGATGAACCCAGTCAGTCTCGATAGCAGCAGCGTGGCGGATGACCGTCGTTTGTTTCCACGCCTCCAGGCACCGCTGTACGCGCGCCCGGCCCGGCTGAAGTTCGGAGACAAGCAGCGGGTGCTGGATGCCAGCCTCGGTGGCGTGCGCATCTACTCCGACGAGCTGTACTCCGAGGGCAGCCAGCTCGAGGTGGACCTGTATCCCGGGGACGGCTCCACGCTGGAGTGCCGCGCCCGCGTCGCGTGGCTGCGCAAGCTGCCCAAGGACGCCGTGGCCCGGTACGAAGTCGGCCTCGCGTTCATGGACGTCTCGCCGGAGACGCTCGAGCGGCTCAAGTCGGTGCTCGTCGCCGAGGACTGA
- a CDS encoding ceramidase yields MSATPTGYWGPSTSTVDWCETNYQHLFHVGELFNSASSLVLVLTGLMGIVLHRRVLERRFLFAFGLLALVGVGSTAFHMTLRREHQMLDELPMLYLAIVIVYILLEDRPQRRFGHWFPLVLFSHAVLVTYLNAFMQGPVQFFLFQVSFASLEFFALGRTYFLQKRSPDAGTQRLFQFGIASYALAIVLWVSDIQFCPTLNETLPSLGVPNPQFHAWWHVLVAFGFNALLLVIARERLRTLGTEARLQPVMGVIPRVATSPRG; encoded by the coding sequence ATGTCCGCGACTCCAACGGGCTACTGGGGCCCGAGCACCTCGACCGTGGATTGGTGCGAGACGAACTACCAGCACTTGTTCCACGTCGGAGAGCTGTTCAACTCCGCCTCCAGCCTCGTCCTCGTGCTCACCGGCTTGATGGGCATCGTGCTGCATCGCCGGGTGCTGGAGCGGCGCTTCCTGTTCGCGTTCGGCCTGCTCGCGCTGGTGGGCGTGGGCAGCACGGCGTTCCACATGACGCTGCGCCGCGAGCACCAGATGCTGGACGAGCTGCCGATGCTCTACCTGGCCATCGTCATCGTCTACATCCTCCTGGAGGACCGACCGCAGCGGCGCTTCGGCCACTGGTTCCCGCTGGTGCTATTCAGCCACGCGGTGCTCGTGACCTACCTGAACGCCTTCATGCAGGGCCCCGTCCAGTTCTTCCTCTTCCAGGTGAGCTTCGCGTCGCTGGAGTTCTTCGCGCTCGGCCGCACCTACTTCCTCCAGAAGCGCAGCCCGGACGCAGGAACCCAACGACTGTTCCAGTTCGGCATCGCGTCCTACGCGCTCGCCATCGTGTTGTGGGTCAGCGACATCCAGTTCTGCCCCACGCTCAACGAGACGCTGCCTTCGCTCGGCGTCCCCAACCCACAGTTCCACGCGTGGTGGCACGTGCTGGTGGCCTTCGGGTTCAACGCGCTCCTGCTCGTCATCGCGAGGGAGCGGCTGAGGACGCTGGGGACGGAGGCCCGGCTCCAGCCCGTGATGGGGGTGATTCCGCGCGTGGCGACCTCACCTCGGGGCTGA